The Kribbella sp. NBC_00662 nucleotide sequence GGTTCACGCCCATCACCACGGTGAGGTCCTCGTTCTTCGCCGGGGCGGAGATGATGACCTTCTTGGCGCCGTTGTCGGCGTGGGTCTTGGCCTTGGTGGCGTCGGTGAAGAAACCGGTCGACTCGATCACCACGTCGGCGCCGACGTCGGACCACTTCAGGTTGGCCGGGTCGCGCTCGGCGAACGCCTTGAAGCTCTTGCCGCTGACGGTGATGTCGTCGTCGGTCGCGGAGACCTCGCCGGGGAAGCGGCCCAGGATCGAGTCGTACTTCAGCAGGTGAGCGAGGGTCTGGTTGTCGGTCAAGTCGTTGACGGCGACGACCTCGATGTCGGCACCGGACGCCTGCACGGCGCGGAAGAAGTTACGGCCGATCCGGCCGAAGCCGTTGATACCTACGCGTACGGTCACGGGACTGCGTCTCCTCAGATCTGGCGTTCGAGCACTGCCCTACAGCCCGAACACTAGCCCAACAGCCCACCTGGCCAACTGGTAGCGTCCACATCAGACCACCATGACCCGCCGGTAGCCATCCGAGCAGACCACCCCCACGTGCGACTGCCCCGGAAACCTTCCGGGGCAGTCTATTGAATACCAGTTGACCAGCTGGTGCCTCGGCCGTGTTCAGCCCAGGCCGAGCGCCGGCTTCGCGGCCCGCGATCCGGCCGCATTCTCCCGGACGCCGTCGGCCGCCGACTCCGGCTTGCTGACACCACCGAGCGGCGCCTGCCCGCTGTTCAGCAGGTCCCGTGCAAAGGCCGCGTCGCCGGCCTTCCCGACCCGCAATGCGCCCGCGACGCGGTCCATGCCTGTCTGCGGGCTCGGCTGAAATCCGTCGTCCGGCCAGCTCGCCACGGCAGGCTCGTCGGCGGCCATCTTGTTCTGCTGCTGCTCCTGGAGCTTCCGGAGCTCTTCCTGGCGCTGCATCTCCTTGATCGCGTTCTCGGTCCGCACGCGCTCGAGTTCGGCCAACGCCTTCGCTTCTTCTTCAGCAGTACCCATCGGTGTCCTCACGTGTTCATCGGTTGGCAACCCCGTGAGGAGATCCAATCAACGTCGCAAGCGCATCGTGGGCCGCGGGAGATAACGATCCGGTCAGGCCGGGTCGAGCATCTCCGGGGTCAGGTTGGCCTCGGTGTTGGGGACGCCGAGGTCGGCGGCGCGCTTGTCGGCCATCGCGAGCAGCCGGCGGATGCGGCCTGCCACGGCATCCTTGGTGAGGGCCGGCTCGTGCAGCTGGCCGAGCTCCTCGAGGCTCGCCTGCTTGTGCTCCAGGCGGAGCTTGCCGGCGACCTGCAGATGGTCGGGTACGTCGTCGCCGAGGATCTCCAGCGCCCGCTCGACACGTGCACCTGCCGCCACCGCGGCGCGGGCGGACCGGCGCAGGTTCGCGTCGTCGAAGTTGGCCAGCCGGTTCGCGGTCGCGCGGACCTCGCGCCGCATCCGGCGCTCCTCCCAGGCCAGCACCGATTCGTGTGCGCCGAGCCGGGTCAGCAGTGCGCCGATCGCGTCACCGTCGCGGATCACCACGCGGTCGACGTTGCGCACCTCGCGGGCCTTCGAACCGATGCCGAGCCGTCGCGCCGCACCGACCAGCGCCAGCGCCGCCTCCGGACCGGGGCACGTCACCTCGAGCGAGGACGAACGCCCGGGCTCGGTCAGCGAACCGTGCGCGAGGAACGCACCTCGCCAAGCCGCAACCGCATCGCAGGACGCCCCGGACACGACCGCCGGCGGAAGACCGCGCACCGGCCGGCCACGGTTGTCCACGAGTCCGGTCTGCCGCGCCAGCGCGTCACCGTCGCGGACCACGCGGACGACGTACTTCGTCTGCTTGCGGATGCCGGACGGGGAGATCACCACGACATCCGACGGGTGACCGAAGATCTCCGCGATGTCCTTGCGCAGCCGCCGGGCCGCGGCGCCGCTGTCCAACTCGGCCTCCACCACGATCCGTCCGGACACCAGGTGCAGCCCGCCCGCGAACCGCAGGATCGACGAGACCTCGGCCTTGCGGCAACACGGTTTCGTCACCTGAATACTGGTCAGCTCGGACTTCACCTGTGCTGTCATCGCCATGAAGGCCATCCTCCCACCCATGTCAAAGACCCTTGGACCACCAACGGCCGCCAGCCCCTGCGGTTACGCGAGTTGCAACCTTCCGGCGGGTTGATCGCGTTACCCCGGCGACATTGTGAGAGGAGGCGCATGAAGGCATCGGATGAAGCCGAGTTCACCGAATTCGCGACCGCGATGATCCGGCGGTTGCGACGTACGGCGTACCTGATGTGCGGCGACTGGCACCGCGCCGAGGACGCCGCGCAGGACGCACTGGTCAAGGTCTACCGCCGCTGGAACCGGATCGACCGCACCCACGGGCTCAACAGCTACGCCCACCAGTGCCTGGTCACCTCGGTGTTCGACCAGTCCCGCAAACCGTGGCGGCGCGAACGGCTCGTCGACAACGGCGACGAGACAGGCGACCTGACCGGCGTACTCGCCGACCCGGCCCGCACGGTCGACGACCGGATGCTCGTCGTCGAGGCCCTCGCCGCGTTGCCGCCGAGCCAGCGCGCCTGCGTCGTACTGCGGCATTACGGCGACCTCAGCCTCGAACAGACCGCCGCCGTCCTCGGCATCGGCGTCGGTGGCGTCAAGAGCCAGACCTCCCGAGCACTCACCCGCCTCCGCGAGCTTCTCGACCAGACCGAAAGGAGCGCCCCGTGAACAACGACATCGAACACCTGCTGGCGACCGCGGCCGACGACACCGACCGGCCGCTGACCACCGACGTCGACGACCTGCTGGTCCGCGCACGGCGTTCGGTCCGCCGGACCCGGGTCGCGACGGCAGCCACCGCGGTCCTGACCACGGCAGCGATCATCGGCGGCCTCACCGCCTGGTCCGCGACCCGCGACGAGAGCATCGGCCCGGCCGGTACGCCGCCCGGCCAGACCATCACGATCGACGTCAAGACCGGCCGCATCGTCGACAACGAGACCGGCAAGACGGTCGTCCCGGCACCGCCGGTCAGCCCGTTGCCGGATGCCGAGGTGCTGAACCGCTGCTCGCGCTACGACCTTGCCTACCAGCGCCTCGCCCACAGCGAGCGCAAGACCACCGACCACGCAGGTCCGATCAACGGCCGGTGGACGGTCCTCGTGAAGAGCGGAGACCGATCCGTACTGAACGCCCTGCTGCTCTCGCCCGACAAGTCGATCGTCGCGACGTGCACGATGAGCAGCCCGACGAAGCCGGACAGCCTCGCCCGCACCGCAGGGGCGACGGTCGAGGCAAGGAGCCGGTACCGGAATCCGCTGACCATGCAGGACGGCTTCCAGGTTCCGGTGCCCGGTGTGAGCCGCGTGCTGCTGGACATCGCCGGGGAGAGCAGTCCTCGCGAGGCTCTGGTCGGAGCGGACGGATACGCGACACTCGGGCATCCGGGCAAGGACAACAAGCTCATCATCCTGAATCGCATCCGGGGCTACGACTCGAGCGGCAAGAAGGTTTACGACCAGACACCGAAGCCGTTCACCGCGCCGCCGCGGAGGGTCGATCCCTCGGTGATCGTGAAGACCGCGACGCCGATCACGCCGGTCGTCGTGCTCACCAAGGACCCGGAGACCGGGAAGCCGCTCGCTGCCGCGCCGCCGGTCAGCCCGCTGACCGACGACCAGGTCACCACGCGGTGCCGCGGCGTCGACGACATCTACTTCAAGGACCTGAATCAGGGCGGGGTGGGCACCGACGACGGCGTGATCAGAGCTGCCGGCCCGGTCACGAAAGACTGGCAGGTCGCGTTGAAGACCGGCACCGGCGACAAGTTGACCGCCGTCCTGATCTCTCCGGACAAGCGGGTCTACGCGTGGTGTCACATGCTGACGGCCACGGCGAAGGGTCCGTACGACTA carries:
- the whiA gene encoding DNA-binding protein WhiA, which produces MAMTAQVKSELTSIQVTKPCCRKAEVSSILRFAGGLHLVSGRIVVEAELDSGAAARRLRKDIAEIFGHPSDVVVISPSGIRKQTKYVVRVVRDGDALARQTGLVDNRGRPVRGLPPAVVSGASCDAVAAWRGAFLAHGSLTEPGRSSSLEVTCPGPEAALALVGAARRLGIGSKAREVRNVDRVVIRDGDAIGALLTRLGAHESVLAWEERRMRREVRATANRLANFDDANLRRSARAAVAAGARVERALEILGDDVPDHLQVAGKLRLEHKQASLEELGQLHEPALTKDAVAGRIRRLLAMADKRAADLGVPNTEANLTPEMLDPA
- a CDS encoding SigE family RNA polymerase sigma factor yields the protein MKASDEAEFTEFATAMIRRLRRTAYLMCGDWHRAEDAAQDALVKVYRRWNRIDRTHGLNSYAHQCLVTSVFDQSRKPWRRERLVDNGDETGDLTGVLADPARTVDDRMLVVEALAALPPSQRACVVLRHYGDLSLEQTAAVLGIGVGGVKSQTSRALTRLRELLDQTERSAP